The following are encoded in a window of Roseimaritima ulvae genomic DNA:
- a CDS encoding DUF4332 domain-containing protein — MLQRMARYWQRSKPADTPPAPNRLPDTGVQPERQELRRMPAAAASSADTIVFKRMPVPAESLGEAPAEAETLVPPAGVRRKRPLASITLKQLGILDAATRSELEARGVRDAAAFIALPTDSLSPQMSAARLNRLQHAVRMAHTITGMRPWHALLLFAIHRRSPNKLAGESAGTLYRDIKRFAWSSRGQRFLAGRAQPTAEQVQSWIASARARRQRSAA; from the coding sequence ATGTTGCAACGGATGGCAAGATATTGGCAACGCAGCAAGCCGGCCGACACGCCCCCGGCCCCCAACCGCTTGCCGGACACAGGCGTTCAGCCCGAAAGGCAAGAGCTGCGTCGGATGCCTGCAGCGGCCGCGTCCTCGGCCGATACGATTGTCTTCAAACGCATGCCCGTCCCAGCCGAATCGCTTGGGGAAGCTCCCGCTGAGGCAGAAACGTTGGTGCCACCGGCGGGAGTCCGCCGGAAACGCCCGCTGGCGTCCATCACGCTGAAACAGCTGGGGATCCTCGACGCCGCCACGCGGAGCGAGCTTGAGGCCCGCGGGGTCCGGGATGCGGCCGCGTTTATTGCCCTGCCCACCGACAGTTTGTCGCCACAAATGTCGGCCGCTCGGCTGAATCGCCTGCAGCACGCGGTGCGGATGGCGCATACGATCACCGGCATGCGTCCCTGGCACGCGTTGCTATTGTTTGCCATCCATCGGCGCAGCCCCAACAAGCTGGCCGGTGAATCGGCAGGAACGTTGTACCGCGACATCAAACGCTTCGCTTGGTCCTCGCGCGGCCAGCGATTTTTGGCCGGTCGAGCGCAGCCGACCGCCGAGCAGGTCCAGAGCTGGATCGCATCGGCGCGCGCCCGGCGCCAACGGTCCGCCGCTTAG
- a CDS encoding FxsA family protein, whose protein sequence is MIWRIFLAFTLIPLVELFLLWKLTTATSLPTTVLLVLVTGFVGSLLARRQGIQAWRRFHLAIGEGRMPGKEIQDGLLIAFAAAMLLTPGLLTDVAGFLLLIPVTREMVRGYLASKLKHRFHLQIGPLSSSRPGEGFSGHADDVVDAEGVHPVDHESSHDRLPPRDGDGLQ, encoded by the coding sequence ATGATTTGGCGAATTTTCCTCGCCTTTACGCTGATTCCCTTGGTGGAATTATTTCTGCTCTGGAAACTCACCACGGCCACCAGTTTGCCGACCACGGTGTTATTGGTACTGGTCACCGGCTTTGTCGGATCGCTGCTGGCCCGCCGACAGGGGATCCAGGCTTGGCGACGATTTCATCTGGCGATTGGCGAGGGCCGCATGCCGGGCAAAGAGATCCAGGACGGTCTGCTGATCGCGTTTGCCGCCGCGATGCTGTTGACGCCCGGCTTGCTGACCGACGTGGCAGGGTTCCTGCTGTTGATTCCGGTGACGCGTGAAATGGTTCGCGGATATTTGGCGTCGAAGCTTAAACACCGTTTTCATCTGCAGATCGGTCCGCTTTCTTCATCGCGTCCCGGTGAGGGTTTTTCGGGACATGCCGACGATGTGGTGGATGCCGAGGGAGTGCACCCGGTCGATCACGAATCCTCGCATGATCGATTACCGCCCCGCGATGGCGATGGTTTACAATGA
- a CDS encoding DUF1592 domain-containing protein, with protein sequence MIDYRPAMAMVYNEGNAVLPAVEPSPCRVAILRYAWKQAKPHWRSEPSWSAVRRVLCTVGMLIVLSIVFSATAPADDADRQATFNNQLLPLLRTYCYDCHGQSDGEGDVSLAQFRSADDFRTHRDLWLRTLRQVQAAAMPPADADPMDSATRAKMVQLIDSLTNSVDCVQHPNPGRVTLRRLNRAEYRNTVQDLLGVDYQPAANFPGDDVGYGFDNIGDVLSLPPLLMEKYLTAAEAIAGQAIVTPPPPRLYRFDKRAVNATGADRYRSRDGRLTMTSHGTVSVRPEITFVGSYKLILTAGGSQGGDEPVRVQVKLGDKEVGVIDVPSEEGQDYELSLRLPPGKRELSFTFINDFYDPKNGIDRNLDLYHIHIEGIERRRSTVTSEEIPASHKAILFVEPGPKRTADEASAQVLTRLASRAFRRPATAAETRRLQSLAAEVRRDGGTFEESIQVALQAILVSPHFLFKVEKPQPYAEGQPAPKVSQYELATRISYFLWSSMPDDELLLMAHRGQLSDADRLRKKIASMLRDRRSNALVENFASQWLQLRNLEAAEPDDRQFPAFNDQIRRLMQRETLTFFAAVMRQNRPLTTLLDGEFTFLNEELAAYYQIPGVRGEQFREVSLQDSPRAGLLTHGSVLVVTSNPTRTSPVKRGKWILDNLLNMPPPPAPPNVPELSKAELSGSLRERMEQHRANPACAACHRMMDPLGFALENFDAAGRWRARDGGTPINARGELPDGTVFDGVEQLRGVLSERQREAFVRCMIEKMLTYAVGRGVEYYDRCAVDEIYALLRANDYRFAFLVAGIIESDPFQKQGERE encoded by the coding sequence ATGATCGATTACCGCCCCGCGATGGCGATGGTTTACAATGAGGGCAACGCCGTGTTGCCCGCTGTTGAACCTTCACCCTGCCGAGTCGCCATCTTGCGCTATGCCTGGAAACAAGCGAAACCCCATTGGCGGTCGGAACCATCTTGGTCCGCCGTGCGGCGAGTGCTATGCACCGTGGGTATGCTGATCGTTCTGTCGATCGTTTTTTCCGCAACCGCTCCCGCCGACGACGCGGACCGACAAGCAACCTTCAACAACCAACTGCTGCCGCTGCTGCGGACGTACTGCTACGACTGTCACGGCCAGAGCGACGGCGAAGGAGACGTGTCGCTGGCGCAGTTTCGTTCGGCCGACGATTTCCGCACCCATCGCGACCTGTGGCTGCGCACACTGCGACAAGTGCAAGCCGCGGCGATGCCTCCCGCCGATGCGGATCCCATGGATTCGGCCACCCGCGCCAAGATGGTTCAGCTGATCGACTCGCTGACCAATTCGGTCGATTGTGTCCAGCATCCCAACCCGGGCCGAGTCACGCTGCGGCGGCTGAATCGGGCCGAGTACCGCAATACGGTGCAAGACTTGTTGGGCGTGGACTATCAACCGGCCGCCAACTTTCCCGGCGACGACGTGGGATACGGGTTCGACAACATCGGCGACGTGCTGTCGCTGCCGCCGCTGTTGATGGAAAAGTATTTGACCGCGGCCGAAGCGATCGCCGGACAGGCCATTGTGACCCCGCCTCCGCCGCGTCTGTATCGCTTCGACAAACGAGCCGTCAACGCCACCGGGGCCGACCGCTACCGCAGTCGCGATGGTCGCTTGACGATGACCTCGCACGGCACCGTTTCGGTACGTCCCGAAATTACCTTCGTGGGCTCTTACAAGCTGATCCTCACCGCCGGCGGTTCGCAAGGCGGCGACGAGCCGGTTCGCGTGCAAGTGAAACTGGGCGACAAAGAGGTCGGCGTGATCGATGTGCCCAGCGAAGAAGGACAGGATTACGAACTGTCGCTGCGACTGCCGCCCGGCAAACGGGAACTGTCGTTTACCTTCATCAACGATTTCTACGATCCCAAAAACGGCATCGATCGCAACCTGGACTTGTACCACATCCATATCGAAGGCATCGAACGGCGGCGGTCGACGGTGACCAGCGAAGAAATACCCGCCAGTCACAAAGCCATCCTGTTTGTCGAACCGGGACCGAAGCGGACGGCTGACGAAGCGAGCGCACAGGTGTTGACGCGACTGGCCAGCCGAGCTTTTCGACGTCCGGCAACCGCCGCCGAAACCCGCCGGCTGCAAAGCTTGGCCGCCGAGGTGCGACGCGATGGCGGCACGTTTGAGGAAAGCATTCAAGTGGCGTTGCAAGCCATCCTGGTGTCGCCTCACTTCCTGTTCAAAGTCGAAAAGCCACAGCCGTATGCGGAAGGCCAACCGGCGCCGAAGGTCAGCCAATACGAACTGGCCACTCGCATCAGTTACTTCTTATGGAGCAGCATGCCGGATGATGAATTGCTGCTGATGGCCCATCGCGGCCAGCTGTCCGATGCCGATCGGTTGCGAAAGAAAATCGCCAGTATGCTGCGTGACAGACGTTCCAACGCGTTGGTCGAAAACTTTGCCAGCCAATGGTTACAGCTGCGAAACCTAGAGGCGGCCGAGCCCGACGACCGGCAATTCCCCGCCTTTAATGATCAGATCCGCCGGTTGATGCAGCGTGAAACGTTGACATTCTTCGCCGCCGTGATGCGTCAGAACCGGCCGCTGACCACGTTATTGGATGGCGAGTTTACGTTTTTGAACGAGGAACTGGCCGCCTATTATCAGATCCCTGGTGTACGCGGCGAACAGTTCCGCGAGGTTTCGCTGCAGGACTCCCCGCGCGCCGGTTTACTGACCCACGGCAGCGTCCTGGTAGTGACCAGCAATCCCACCCGCACCTCGCCGGTCAAACGCGGTAAGTGGATTCTGGATAATCTGTTAAACATGCCACCACCGCCGGCGCCGCCCAACGTGCCGGAATTAAGCAAAGCCGAATTAAGCGGATCGTTGCGGGAACGCATGGAACAGCATCGCGCCAATCCTGCCTGTGCGGCTTGCCATCGGATGATGGACCCGCTGGGATTCGCATTGGAAAATTTTGATGCCGCCGGTCGTTGGCGAGCGCGCGACGGCGGTACACCGATCAATGCGCGAGGCGAATTGCCTGATGGCACAGTATTCGACGGAGTCGAACAATTGCGGGGCGTATTAAGCGAACGACAACGCGAGGCGTTCGTCCGCTGCATGATCGAAAAAATGTTGACCTATGCCGTCGGCCGCGGCGTGGAATACTACGATCGCTGCGCCGTCGATGAAATCTATGCCTTGTTGCGGGCCAACGATTATCGCTTTGCATTCCTGGTAGCGGGAATTATCGAAAGCGATCCATTTCAAAAGCAGGGAGAACGAGAGTGA
- a CDS encoding DUF1552 domain-containing protein: protein MSKSVKSLSRRRVLRGMGTAIALPFGDAMLPTRLLTAAAADTAGPPRRMAFLYVPNGVHMPAWRPQQEGQQYDLPDTLQPLKKHQSNLNVLTGLALDGAAAHGDGGGDHARSVAAFLTGSHPRKTDGADIQNGVSVDQVAAQQVGDQTRFASLELGLEASSQAGRCDSGYSCVYTSNMSWRNATSPMAKEVDPAAVFQRLFAGQTRTDTLRAKSVREKYRKSILDFVQEDAQQLSQQLGANDKRKVDEYLYAVRDVEKRLVGAERLHLNEQGVPDYPRPAGVPKDMGKHAELMMDMITLALQTDSTRILSFMFTNAGSNRSYPDLGVSDGHHELSHHGKSADKQAKIAKINRFHVEKFAYLLDRMSSVPEGQGTLLDHCMVVYGSGISDGDRHNHDDLPILLAGKGAGKIRSGRHIRYDNGTPLCNLYLWMLQQMGAQVDHFGDSTAALKHLG, encoded by the coding sequence ATGTCGAAATCTGTAAAATCGCTGTCGCGGCGGCGGGTGTTGCGCGGCATGGGAACCGCCATCGCCTTGCCTTTTGGGGACGCCATGCTGCCCACCCGGTTGCTGACCGCCGCCGCTGCGGACACCGCCGGCCCGCCACGGCGGATGGCCTTTTTATACGTCCCCAACGGCGTCCACATGCCGGCTTGGAGACCGCAGCAGGAGGGACAGCAATACGACCTTCCGGACACCCTGCAGCCGCTGAAAAAACACCAATCTAACCTGAACGTGTTGACCGGATTGGCCCTCGATGGCGCGGCCGCTCATGGCGATGGCGGTGGTGACCACGCTCGCAGTGTGGCGGCTTTTCTGACCGGTTCTCACCCGCGAAAAACCGACGGCGCCGACATCCAAAACGGCGTCTCCGTCGATCAAGTGGCCGCCCAACAAGTCGGCGATCAAACACGGTTTGCCTCGCTTGAGTTGGGCCTGGAAGCCAGCAGCCAGGCCGGTCGCTGCGACAGCGGTTACAGCTGTGTCTACACCTCCAACATGTCCTGGCGGAATGCGACCAGTCCGATGGCCAAAGAGGTCGATCCGGCCGCCGTGTTCCAGCGTCTGTTCGCCGGCCAAACGCGGACCGACACGCTGCGTGCCAAAAGCGTTCGTGAAAAGTACCGCAAAAGCATCCTCGACTTCGTGCAAGAAGACGCACAGCAACTTTCCCAGCAACTCGGTGCCAACGACAAACGCAAAGTCGACGAATACCTGTATGCCGTCCGCGATGTGGAAAAACGTTTGGTCGGCGCCGAACGCTTGCACCTGAACGAACAGGGCGTGCCGGATTATCCGCGCCCCGCCGGAGTGCCCAAGGATATGGGCAAGCACGCCGAACTGATGATGGACATGATCACGTTGGCCTTGCAAACCGACAGCACCCGCATCCTATCCTTCATGTTCACCAACGCCGGCAGCAATCGCAGCTATCCCGACTTGGGTGTTTCCGACGGCCATCACGAACTGTCGCACCACGGCAAAAGCGCCGACAAACAGGCCAAAATTGCCAAAATCAACCGCTTCCATGTGGAGAAATTCGCCTATTTGCTGGACCGCATGAGCAGTGTTCCCGAAGGCCAGGGCACGCTGCTGGACCATTGCATGGTCGTCTATGGCAGCGGGATCAGCGATGGCGACCGCCACAACCACGACGACTTGCCGATCCTGCTGGCCGGCAAAGGAGCCGGAAAAATCCGCAGCGGGCGGCATATCCGCTATGACAACGGCACTCCGCTGTGCAACCTGTATCTGTGGATGCTGCAGCAGATGGGGGCTCAGGTCGATCACTTTGGTGACAGTACGGCCGCGCTGAAACACCTGGGCTAG
- a CDS encoding phosphoglycerate kinase, with protein sequence MAKKTIDQVDVADKTVLIRVDFNVPLDDNGQITDDRRIRMALPSIQSVLSRGGKLILMSHLGRPKGDGGDAKFSLAPAAQRLGELLGQDVAFATDTVGEQAQSKAAALQTGGVLVLENLRFNPGEKAGDAEFAGKLAALADVYCNDAFGTCHRKDASMYAVPQAMGDKPKVVGHLVGKEIQYLTDAISQPKRPFVAILGGAKVSDKIKVIENLLNICDYVLIGGAMAYTFSLAQGGKVGGSLVEEEYVELAKKLIAAGGDKLKLPVDTHCGDAFSADCNKQVVAAGEIPDGWEGLDIGPETAKQYADVIASSKTVVWNGPMGVFEMPPFDEGTKRVAQAVADSDSISIIGGGDSAAAVDQLGFAESVSHVSTGGGASLAMLEGQRFAAVDVLDDQA encoded by the coding sequence ATGGCTAAAAAAACGATCGATCAGGTAGATGTCGCCGACAAGACGGTTCTGATTCGGGTGGACTTTAACGTCCCCTTAGACGACAACGGCCAGATCACCGATGACCGTCGCATTCGGATGGCCCTGCCCAGCATCCAGTCGGTGTTGTCGCGCGGTGGAAAACTGATCCTGATGAGCCACTTAGGGCGTCCCAAGGGCGACGGCGGCGACGCCAAATTCAGCCTTGCGCCGGCCGCTCAGCGACTCGGTGAATTGCTCGGCCAAGACGTCGCCTTCGCCACCGATACCGTCGGCGAGCAAGCGCAAAGCAAAGCCGCGGCCCTCCAGACCGGCGGTGTATTGGTGCTGGAGAACCTACGATTTAATCCCGGTGAAAAAGCCGGCGACGCCGAATTTGCCGGCAAGCTGGCCGCCTTGGCCGACGTGTACTGCAACGACGCTTTTGGCACCTGCCATCGCAAGGACGCTTCGATGTACGCCGTACCCCAAGCGATGGGAGACAAACCCAAGGTGGTCGGTCACTTGGTCGGCAAAGAAATTCAATATCTGACCGACGCGATCAGCCAACCCAAACGCCCCTTCGTCGCCATCCTCGGCGGAGCCAAGGTCAGCGACAAAATCAAAGTCATCGAAAACCTGCTGAACATCTGCGACTACGTGCTGATTGGCGGCGCCATGGCCTATACCTTCTCCCTGGCCCAGGGCGGCAAGGTCGGCGGTAGTCTGGTGGAAGAAGAATATGTCGAACTGGCCAAGAAGCTGATCGCGGCCGGCGGAGACAAATTGAAATTGCCCGTCGACACGCATTGTGGAGATGCATTCAGCGCCGACTGCAACAAGCAAGTGGTCGCGGCCGGTGAAATCCCCGACGGCTGGGAAGGTTTGGACATCGGCCCGGAAACCGCCAAGCAATACGCCGACGTGATCGCCTCGTCCAAAACCGTGGTCTGGAACGGCCCCATGGGTGTGTTTGAAATGCCGCCCTTCGACGAAGGCACCAAACGCGTCGCCCAAGCCGTCGCCGATAGCGATTCGATCAGCATCATCGGCGGTGGCGACAGCGCCGCGGCCGTCGACCAGTTAGGCTTTGCCGAATCGGTCAGCCACGTCAGTACCGGAGGCGGCGCCAGCTTGGCGATGCTGGAAGGTCAGCGGTTCGCCGCCGTCGACGTACTGGACGATCAAGCCTAG
- a CDS encoding isoaspartyl peptidase/L-asparaginase family protein codes for MISRRQFVGTTALVTAGGLTAWAQQPPPTRRPVVISTWRHGLAANEAAWKILSKGGRALDAVEAGVRVSESDPEVSSVGVGGRPDASGQVTLDACIMDEKGDCGAVAYLRDIENPISVARMVMEKTPHVMMVGEGAKRFALANGIKEKQLLTARAKQDWEKWKTQHPDAIQHRQINVENHDTIGMVAIDAAGNLSGACTTSGLAWKLPGRVGDSPIIGAGLYVDNEVGAASATGVGEAVIRAVGSFLVVELMRQGHSPQQACRLATERVIAKNPNWKDLQVGFIAIDKRGRTGGYCIQPGFDYALYDHENGNRMLPAPSRIAAE; via the coding sequence ATGATTTCGAGACGACAGTTTGTCGGTACCACCGCGCTGGTCACTGCCGGCGGCCTGACGGCCTGGGCACAGCAACCACCGCCAACGCGTCGGCCTGTAGTGATCTCCACTTGGCGGCACGGCTTGGCCGCGAATGAAGCGGCCTGGAAAATCCTCTCCAAGGGTGGTCGAGCCCTGGACGCGGTGGAGGCCGGAGTTCGCGTCAGCGAGTCCGACCCGGAAGTCTCCAGCGTGGGCGTGGGCGGCCGCCCCGATGCTTCAGGACAAGTAACGCTGGACGCTTGCATCATGGACGAGAAAGGCGACTGCGGGGCGGTTGCTTATCTGCGAGACATCGAAAACCCGATCTCGGTCGCTCGCATGGTGATGGAAAAAACGCCCCATGTAATGATGGTCGGTGAAGGCGCCAAACGCTTTGCCCTGGCCAACGGGATAAAGGAAAAACAGCTGCTCACTGCCCGGGCCAAACAAGACTGGGAGAAATGGAAAACGCAGCATCCCGATGCGATCCAGCACCGCCAGATCAACGTGGAAAACCACGATACCATCGGCATGGTGGCGATTGACGCGGCGGGCAACCTGTCCGGAGCCTGCACTACCAGCGGGCTGGCCTGGAAATTGCCTGGACGAGTGGGGGATTCGCCGATCATCGGGGCGGGGCTGTATGTAGATAACGAAGTTGGGGCCGCCAGTGCGACGGGAGTCGGCGAAGCGGTGATCCGTGCCGTGGGCAGCTTCCTGGTCGTGGAACTGATGCGTCAGGGTCACTCGCCGCAACAGGCCTGTCGCCTGGCCACCGAACGTGTGATCGCCAAGAATCCGAATTGGAAAGATCTGCAGGTCGGCTTTATCGCTATCGATAAACGCGGCCGAACCGGCGGCTACTGCATTCAACCGGGCTTTGACTACGCCCTCTACGACCATGAAAACGGCAATCGCATGCTGCCGGCGCCCAGCCGGATCGCGGCCGAATAG
- a CDS encoding copper homeostasis protein CutC yields the protein MSIVLEVCVDSFASAAAAQAGGADRLEVCSALQLGGTTPNFGLLEQCVGELDLPVMMMIRPHDGGFVYDSHHVDTMLADIRVARSLGVRGIVFGALTPQRNLDRETCRRLLDAAEDLETTFHRAFDLVPDPEGTLHELESLGFHRVLTSGQQSTAMAGAELIAVLTQQAASLQVLAGAGIDASNVRRLVERTGVQEVHASASVPAGDGQSSGTIEFGSQRRVTSAAGVRAIRAALAGHDESAI from the coding sequence TTGTCTATCGTTCTAGAAGTTTGTGTCGATTCCTTCGCCTCTGCGGCCGCCGCCCAGGCCGGCGGCGCGGATCGCCTGGAGGTCTGCAGCGCGCTGCAGCTCGGTGGCACGACACCCAACTTCGGTTTGCTCGAACAATGTGTCGGCGAATTAGATCTGCCGGTGATGATGATGATCCGCCCCCATGATGGCGGGTTTGTGTATGACAGCCATCACGTTGACACGATGCTTGCCGATATTCGCGTTGCACGCTCTCTCGGCGTCCGGGGAATTGTATTCGGCGCGTTAACGCCCCAGCGGAACCTCGATCGTGAAACCTGTCGGCGTTTGCTGGATGCGGCGGAAGACTTGGAAACGACCTTCCATCGCGCCTTCGATCTGGTACCGGACCCCGAGGGGACGCTGCACGAACTGGAATCGCTGGGCTTCCACCGGGTGCTCACCTCGGGCCAACAGAGCACGGCAATGGCCGGTGCCGAATTGATCGCCGTGTTAACGCAGCAAGCCGCCTCACTGCAGGTATTGGCGGGTGCCGGGATCGATGCGTCGAACGTGCGGAGGCTGGTCGAGCGGACGGGGGTACAGGAAGTGCATGCCAGCGCTAGCGTACCGGCCGGGGACGGGCAAAGCAGTGGAACGATCGAATTTGGCTCGCAGCGACGGGTCACCAGCGCGGCGGGCGTCCGAGCGATCCGAGCCGCACTTGCTGGTCATGACGAAAGCGCAATCTAA
- a CDS encoding TadE family protein, translating to MPCHRRRNQHHRRGVATAELAICLPIVIAICVATIDICSAMFLRESLTIAAYEGARVGAPKGGTNELARVRVLQLLDERNINYDPDEVVTISGDSFENADTMEHVTVTVRAPAAGNLISATQFFNNKTIEAQVTLRKEYANTND from the coding sequence ATGCCTTGCCATCGACGTCGAAACCAACATCACCGCCGCGGTGTCGCCACTGCGGAATTGGCCATCTGTTTGCCGATCGTGATTGCGATTTGTGTCGCCACGATCGACATTTGCAGCGCGATGTTCTTGCGGGAATCGTTAACCATCGCCGCTTACGAAGGGGCTCGCGTCGGCGCGCCCAAGGGCGGCACCAACGAACTGGCACGGGTCCGCGTGCTGCAGTTGTTGGACGAACGCAATATCAACTACGACCCCGACGAGGTGGTCACCATCAGCGGCGACAGTTTTGAAAACGCCGACACGATGGAACATGTGACCGTCACCGTGCGAGCTCCGGCCGCCGGCAATTTGATTTCTGCAACTCAGTTTTTCAACAACAAAACGATTGAAGCCCAAGTGACGCTGCGGAAGGAATACGCAAACACAAACGACTAG
- a CDS encoding TadE/TadG family type IV pilus assembly protein has translation MNFLHRTPVLAAHRRRQRGRSGRCTAVRHGAAVVEFALVANVMILVVFICIEFTRLNMMRNLIQDAAYFAARTAMVPGGTTADAEAEANRVLAILNIQNAEIAVNDGAPLTDETRNVQVRVTVPISDNALFVPLFTGDKDLEAFSTMKTERYDGFYNPSD, from the coding sequence ATGAATTTTTTGCACCGCACACCCGTCCTCGCCGCCCACCGTCGCCGCCAACGCGGCCGCAGCGGCCGGTGCACTGCGGTCCGCCATGGCGCCGCGGTGGTGGAATTCGCGTTGGTCGCCAACGTGATGATCTTGGTGGTCTTTATCTGCATCGAATTCACGCGTCTGAACATGATGCGAAACCTGATCCAGGACGCCGCTTATTTTGCGGCTCGCACCGCCATGGTTCCCGGCGGCACGACCGCCGATGCCGAAGCCGAAGCCAACCGCGTGCTGGCGATTTTGAACATTCAAAACGCTGAAATTGCGGTCAATGATGGAGCTCCTTTAACGGACGAAACACGCAACGTGCAAGTGCGTGTGACCGTGCCGATTTCCGATAACGCTCTGTTCGTTCCCCTGTTCACCGGTGACAAAGACCTGGAAGCCTTTTCCACGATGAAGACCGAGCGTTACGACGGATTTTATAACCCCAGTGATTGA
- a CDS encoding VWA domain-containing protein encodes MNARPPRPSRRRRGSVLVLLAFLLPVLAILAAFTINSAYMQLTRTELMVATDAAARAGGRGLSEYQDVEQAKEAARITAAQNSVAGAPLRISTAASGDVEFGMATPMADSPSKFGFTPVSAADVVAGETANAVRVAGRRISGSESGPVNMLMSGFISQTTFQPQQDSVAMQVDRDIVLVLDRSGSMSWTEYDWPSGKSPWYSSTMQAAVSAGYLYRRNGNYYYSSGVDQYEYQDWVWEDHYELGPAPPSPWESLVAAVGAFLEVLEETPQTERVGLASYSSSASLDLQLTSDYSEILAEMATLGPTGSTAIGKGMQKGQEALMNETYARPYAAKTMVVMTDGMHNSGIDPVTVATTIASTSQATIHSVTFTAGADQDRMQSVATIGGGSHYHADDGLALIDTFREVANNLPTILTK; translated from the coding sequence ATGAACGCTCGCCCCCCTCGCCCATCCCGTCGCCGCCGAGGCTCCGTCTTGGTGTTGCTCGCCTTCCTGTTGCCGGTATTGGCAATTTTGGCGGCCTTCACGATCAACTCGGCCTACATGCAATTGACCCGCACGGAATTGATGGTCGCAACCGACGCCGCGGCTCGAGCCGGCGGACGCGGGTTAAGTGAGTACCAGGATGTCGAGCAAGCCAAGGAAGCCGCGCGAATCACGGCAGCTCAAAACAGCGTGGCCGGGGCTCCTCTGCGGATTTCCACCGCGGCCAGTGGGGATGTCGAATTCGGCATGGCCACGCCGATGGCAGACTCTCCGTCCAAGTTCGGATTTACGCCCGTCAGTGCCGCCGATGTGGTGGCCGGCGAAACGGCGAATGCCGTGCGAGTCGCTGGACGCCGCATCTCGGGTTCGGAAAGCGGACCGGTGAATATGTTGATGTCCGGGTTTATCTCCCAAACCACTTTCCAGCCCCAGCAGGATTCAGTGGCCATGCAGGTCGACCGCGACATTGTGCTGGTCCTGGACCGCAGCGGCTCGATGAGTTGGACGGAATACGATTGGCCCAGCGGCAAATCGCCCTGGTACAGCTCGACCATGCAGGCCGCCGTCTCGGCGGGCTACCTGTATCGCCGCAACGGCAACTACTACTACTCCAGTGGTGTCGACCAATACGAATACCAGGACTGGGTGTGGGAAGATCACTACGAACTTGGTCCCGCCCCGCCTTCGCCTTGGGAAAGCCTGGTTGCCGCCGTGGGCGCGTTTTTGGAAGTCCTGGAAGAAACCCCACAAACCGAACGCGTGGGGCTGGCCAGCTACTCATCGTCCGCTTCGTTGGACCTGCAACTGACCTCCGATTACAGCGAAATCCTGGCCGAGATGGCCACGCTGGGCCCCACCGGCAGCACGGCGATCGGCAAAGGCATGCAGAAAGGCCAGGAAGCCTTGATGAACGAAACCTACGCTCGCCCCTACGCCGCCAAGACGATGGTGGTGATGACCGATGGGATGCACAACAGCGGTATCGATCCGGTCACCGTCGCCACGACCATCGCCAGCACCAGCCAAGCCACGATTCACTCGGTCACCTTCACCGCAGGAGCTGACCAGGATCGGATGCAAAGCGTAGCGACGATCGGAGGCGGTTCACACTACCATGCCGACGACGGACTCGCGTTGATCGACACGTTCCGTGAAGTCGCCAACAACCTTCCCACCATTCTGACCAAGTAG